Below is a window of Oceanipulchritudo coccoides DNA.
GACGCGAATGTCCCGCTCATCCAGTAGCCGACGCAGTGTCTTCAGCCTCGCGCTATTGGCCGTTAGCTCATTGATGAAGGCCTCGTGTACTTTGCGCCGTCCGGCGCGCAGGCATTCAAAGGCCGGATTCAGGCCGTAGAGATATTCAGTCGAGGAGGATTTTTGCACAGCTTCTTTCAATTAGCGGTTCAATTCAACGGAACCATCACCCTTGATGACTTCCCCAACGATCACAGCCTTGTGTTTGTGCTTACCGGCCAGCTTGACAATGTTTGCCGCGACATCCGGCGAAACCGCCAGCACCATGCCGATGCCCATGTTGAAAACCTCGTAGGCTTCCTCAAAATCGACTTTCCCCCCGGAAACCATGGTCTGGAAAACCGGTAAGGGCTTCCATGATTTGGTATTGATAATGGCACTACAATTTTCCGGGAGAATCCGCGGGACATTTCCCGTGAAGCCTCCACCGGTGATGTGAGCCGCGCCGAAAATGGCGTTACCACGCCTTTTCGAGGCCTGTGATCCCTTGTTGTACTTCTTGAACGCCTCCAACAGGAAGCCACTGTAATTGACATGGGCCTGCATCAAGGCATTGCCCACTTTCGAGCGAAAACCGGGCAAGGTATCCTCCGGCTTCAGCTTCATGTCCTTGAAGAGGATTTTCCGGGCAAGGGAAAAGCCGTTTGTGTGCAGGCCGCTGGAGGCAAGGCCGACGAGCACGTCTCCCGGGCGGATTGCCTTGCCGGTGAGGATCCTCGGCTTGTCAACGACACCAACAATGGTCCCGACGAGGTCGCACTCACCGTTGTTGTAGACGCCCGGCAGCTCGGCGGTTTCTCCCCCCACGAGGGCAATGTTGGAAGCCTTGCAGGCCTTGGCCAATCCCTTCATCAGGGTGACATAATTCCTGTCAAGCTGGCCGGTGGCGTAGTAATCGAGAAAGTAAAGGGGTTCCGCGCCACACACGGCAATGTCGTTGGCGCAATGGTTGACGATGTCCGCGCCGAGGTTGCTGTAGTTGCCGACAATCCGGGCCGCGGTCACTTTCGTGCCAACGCTGTCCGTGCTGCTGACCAACACAGGGTGCTTGCAACGCGTCTTCGAAATATCAAAAAACCCACCAAAGCCCCCGATGGAACCCAAGGACTCCGGACGGCTTGCTTGCTTGAGCCATGGTTTGACGCTTCCCAGGAGTTTGTCAGCCAATGCGATGTCCACGCCGGCCTCGGCGTAGGCTTTCTTTTTGCTCTGTTTCTTAGACATCGTAACTGCGACCGGAGCGGTTTTCGTAGTATTGAATGAAGGCTTGATTGGCGATCTGGATGCCGCCGGCCGTCGGGTAATTGCCGGAGAAGTA
It encodes the following:
- the purM gene encoding phosphoribosylformylglycinamidine cyclo-ligase, which translates into the protein MSKKQSKKKAYAEAGVDIALADKLLGSVKPWLKQASRPESLGSIGGFGGFFDISKTRCKHPVLVSSTDSVGTKVTAARIVGNYSNLGADIVNHCANDIAVCGAEPLYFLDYYATGQLDRNYVTLMKGLAKACKASNIALVGGETAELPGVYNNGECDLVGTIVGVVDKPRILTGKAIRPGDVLVGLASSGLHTNGFSLARKILFKDMKLKPEDTLPGFRSKVGNALMQAHVNYSGFLLEAFKKYNKGSQASKRRGNAIFGAAHITGGGFTGNVPRILPENCSAIINTKSWKPLPVFQTMVSGGKVDFEEAYEVFNMGIGMVLAVSPDVAANIVKLAGKHKHKAVIVGEVIKGDGSVELNR